One region of Paenibacillus polymyxa M1 genomic DNA includes:
- the hrpB gene encoding ATP-dependent helicase HrpB: MTDKQLPIMQVIPELKHALLSHSAAVLIAQPGAGKTTVTPLELLHEPWLAGQKIIMLEPRRLAARAAAAQMAKALGESTGKTVGYRVRMDTKIGPSTRIEVVTEGVLTRMLQHDQALEGVGLIIFDEYHERSLHADLGLALALQSQALLRPDLKILIMSATLEAEPVCRLLGDAPLLECPGTVFSVETLHMPKPSSTSLESFAAEIVEKALHAHEGDLLVFLPGTREIHRTERELTSRNLPAYVKIIPLYGSMKLEQQDEALRPSVPGSRKVVLATSIAESSLTIAGITVVIDSGLSRESVFSPRTGMSRLTTVTVSKASADQRRGRAGRLQPGVCYRLWSAQEHTALPDASRPEITVADLAPLALELATWGVHEPAELAWLDAPPEAAYRQATGLLRQLGCLEAAADGTAGGITAHGREVSALGTHPRLGHMLLRAAALGLAPTASRLAALLQERDPFRAHGGTDLRPRLDALREAAHARSTHSLLGAADDTVIRRIVQESRQLLATLPDAAATQDEPDGSAACGLLLAFAYPDRIAQGRGDGRFLLSSGRGARLRQVEWMSRSPYLVAAEVDDEGADGAIQLAAPIELQELIQHCSDLLLEQANVYWDSSASAVRARKVIRLGSLILKETSYERPPAEEIAAALMQGVRERGLKLLSWNRPTLQLQARLIFMHFSAPEEWPDSSESALLDSLESWLLPFALGAKNLADLQRLDSSELLLGRLNWEQRQQLEQEAPTHIRVPSGSRIPVDYSQPEAPSLAVRLQELFGMKDTPRIGRGRVPIVLHLLSPAQRPVQVTSDLSNFWSETYFEVKKDLKGRYPKHYWPDDPLEAVATNRAKPKR, translated from the coding sequence TTGACAGATAAACAGTTGCCTATTATGCAAGTCATCCCCGAGCTTAAACATGCGTTACTATCCCATTCAGCAGCGGTACTGATTGCACAGCCGGGAGCGGGGAAAACAACAGTAACACCATTAGAACTGTTGCATGAGCCGTGGCTGGCGGGGCAAAAGATAATCATGCTGGAGCCGCGACGTTTGGCAGCACGTGCGGCAGCAGCACAAATGGCGAAAGCACTGGGTGAGTCCACCGGGAAGACCGTGGGTTACCGCGTTCGTATGGATACCAAGATAGGGCCAAGCACGCGGATTGAAGTGGTTACGGAGGGTGTGCTGACCCGGATGCTGCAACATGATCAGGCTTTGGAGGGAGTCGGTCTGATTATTTTTGATGAGTATCACGAGCGCAGCCTGCATGCAGATTTGGGCTTGGCACTTGCCCTGCAAAGCCAGGCGCTGCTGCGACCGGATTTGAAAATATTAATCATGTCTGCCACCCTGGAGGCAGAGCCTGTATGCAGATTGTTAGGAGATGCACCCTTACTGGAATGTCCAGGCACCGTGTTTTCAGTAGAAACCTTGCATATGCCCAAGCCTTCGTCAACCTCATTAGAATCCTTTGCAGCGGAGATCGTAGAAAAGGCGCTTCATGCTCATGAAGGCGATCTGTTGGTGTTTTTACCAGGGACTAGAGAAATTCATAGAACGGAACGAGAGCTGACGTCCAGAAATTTACCGGCCTACGTCAAGATCATTCCGCTGTACGGCAGTATGAAGCTGGAGCAGCAGGATGAGGCACTACGCCCGTCGGTTCCGGGCAGCCGAAAGGTGGTATTGGCCACCTCAATTGCCGAGTCCAGCTTGACCATCGCCGGGATCACAGTGGTAATTGATAGCGGACTGTCACGGGAATCGGTATTTTCCCCGCGTACCGGCATGAGCCGTTTGACCACCGTCACGGTGTCCAAGGCCTCCGCGGATCAGCGGCGCGGACGGGCGGGCCGTCTCCAGCCGGGCGTGTGCTATCGGCTGTGGAGCGCGCAGGAGCATACCGCGCTCCCTGATGCCAGCCGCCCGGAAATCACGGTGGCGGATCTGGCACCGCTCGCATTGGAGCTGGCGACCTGGGGCGTGCACGAACCCGCCGAACTGGCCTGGCTGGATGCCCCGCCTGAGGCGGCATACCGTCAGGCCACAGGTCTGCTGCGTCAGCTTGGCTGCCTGGAGGCCGCGGCCGATGGTACAGCAGGCGGCATTACTGCGCATGGGCGCGAGGTATCTGCCTTGGGCACGCACCCGCGCCTCGGGCACATGCTGCTGCGCGCAGCAGCTCTTGGCTTGGCTCCGACTGCCAGCCGTCTGGCGGCGCTGCTGCAAGAGCGGGACCCGTTCCGTGCTCATGGCGGAACGGATTTGCGCCCGCGGCTGGATGCTCTGCGCGAGGCGGCTCACGCCCGCAGTACGCACAGCTTGCTGGGGGCGGCAGACGATACGGTGATTCGACGTATCGTGCAGGAGAGTCGGCAGCTGCTAGCCACGCTGCCGGACGCAGCCGCAACGCAGGACGAGCCCGACGGCTCCGCGGCCTGCGGGCTGCTGCTGGCCTTCGCGTATCCGGATCGGATCGCGCAGGGCCGAGGAGATGGCCGTTTTTTGCTTAGCAGCGGCCGGGGGGCGCGACTCCGACAAGTGGAGTGGATGTCGCGTTCGCCCTATCTCGTCGCCGCCGAAGTAGACGACGAGGGAGCAGATGGTGCCATTCAGTTGGCGGCACCGATTGAACTGCAAGAGCTGATCCAGCATTGCAGCGATTTACTGCTGGAACAAGCGAACGTATATTGGGATAGCTCCGCTTCAGCCGTGAGAGCCCGCAAGGTAATTCGGCTGGGCTCGCTCATCTTAAAGGAGACGTCTTACGAGCGACCTCCGGCAGAGGAAATCGCGGCTGCCTTAATGCAGGGTGTCCGGGAACGTGGTCTCAAACTGCTGTCCTGGAATCGGCCAACTCTTCAGTTGCAGGCACGTTTGATTTTTATGCACTTCTCAGCACCTGAGGAATGGCCAGACAGTTCAGAATCCGCGCTACTGGATTCACTGGAATCGTGGCTGTTGCCTTTTGCACTTGGAGCAAAAAATTTAGCTGATTTGCAACGACTGGACAGTAGCGAATTGCTGCTTGGCAGGTTGAATTGGGAACAGCGGCAGCAGCTTGAACAGGAAGCACCGACGCATATACGTGTACCCAGTGGTTCTCGTATTCCTGTCGATTATTCGCAACCTGAGGCACCTTCGCTGGCAGTGAGACTACAAGAACTGTTCGGCATGAAGGATACGCCCCGTATTGGACGTGGACGTGTACCGATTGTGCTGCACCTTCTGTCACCAGCCCAGCGACCTGTGCAAGTGACATCTGACCTGTCCAACTTCTGGAGCGAGACTTATTTTGAAGTTAAAAAGGACCTAAAAGGCAGATATCCCAAGCATTATTGGCCGGATGATCCACTAGAAGCTGTGGCGACTAACAGAGCAAAACCTAAGCGATGA
- a CDS encoding general stress protein, whose protein sequence is MANNLNDYNEKKIVGVFDTEQEASRAIGQLQSKGIPSSEISVITRDRDDLRTISEETGTKAPEGVATGAATGGVVGGVAGLLAGIGALAIPGIGPILAAGPIAATLTGAAVGAGAGGLVGGLVGLGIPEDDARQYETYVDQGKILVLVDSADHHRDVYDIFRTNRSLNADRYRTYDDTVADTRTDAYTDTRRNL, encoded by the coding sequence ATGGCTAATAACTTAAACGATTATAATGAAAAGAAAATTGTTGGTGTTTTTGATACCGAGCAAGAAGCATCTCGTGCGATTGGACAATTGCAGAGCAAAGGAATCCCAAGCAGTGAAATTTCTGTGATTACACGTGACCGTGACGACCTCAGGACGATTAGTGAGGAGACTGGCACCAAAGCACCAGAGGGCGTGGCTACAGGAGCGGCTACCGGCGGTGTTGTAGGCGGCGTCGCTGGCTTGCTGGCAGGCATCGGGGCTCTGGCGATTCCGGGTATTGGACCTATTCTTGCTGCTGGACCTATCGCGGCTACCCTTACGGGAGCAGCTGTCGGAGCGGGAGCAGGTGGCTTGGTCGGTGGACTGGTTGGACTGGGCATTCCAGAAGATGATGCTCGTCAATACGAGACATACGTCGATCAGGGCAAGATTTTGGTCCTGGTAGATTCCGCTGATCACCACCGGGATGTATACGATATTTTCCGCACCAACCGTTCTCTGAATGCGGATCGTTACAGAACATATGATGATACGGTGGCGGATACGCGGACAGATGCGTACACAGATACTAGAAGGAACCTGTAA
- a CDS encoding acyltransferase, with translation MSQKERISEVALLRGLAFAAVVLQHSVAHYAVASGARIQDGVVMTLLLLCSKFAVPVFVFITGMVLFYNYDGALKYGTFLRKRFMDIIVPYIIWSLLYELGNQLAQGGGFIHPLDFFQKLLNGKSSYHLWYIIMIIQCYVLFPVFRYAVRRLSALLPSTWRPAALAGFGVLYILLMLAVGPVYQAMDQLQLPVISSWFTIYADRNVIYFFFYFILGAAAGVNVKRWNAWVIKAQLIYWPLFIVITGYLLYEMIGQFQTPRGTVLSFNYLSLLRPVMAVYCITSIFVAYRVATWIAHKGGRAARMLTVMGTLSYGAYLMHAFMLRVTYYFDGTLFTDWSHVLRTLASFVLCIIFSLVGTWLLAHLPLGKWIVGLRIRPRPAGSPPAFQKQA, from the coding sequence ATGAGTCAAAAAGAGAGAATTTCCGAAGTCGCTTTGCTGAGAGGGTTGGCTTTTGCAGCCGTTGTTCTTCAGCATTCCGTCGCACACTATGCGGTTGCGTCGGGGGCGCGCATCCAGGACGGAGTTGTAATGACCCTATTACTGCTGTGTTCCAAATTTGCGGTACCTGTGTTTGTGTTCATTACTGGAATGGTGCTATTTTACAATTATGATGGGGCCTTAAAATATGGTACGTTTTTACGTAAACGATTCATGGACATCATCGTTCCTTATATCATATGGTCTCTTTTATACGAGTTGGGGAATCAGCTTGCCCAAGGTGGAGGATTTATTCACCCGTTAGATTTTTTCCAGAAGCTGTTGAACGGGAAAAGCAGCTATCATCTGTGGTACATCATTATGATTATCCAATGTTATGTGTTATTTCCCGTGTTTCGTTATGCTGTACGTCGTTTGTCTGCGCTACTGCCGTCAACATGGCGACCCGCTGCATTGGCTGGATTCGGCGTCCTCTATATTTTGCTTATGTTGGCGGTGGGACCCGTATATCAAGCGATGGATCAGCTCCAGCTTCCCGTCATTTCTTCTTGGTTTACCATATACGCTGACCGGAATGTGATCTATTTTTTCTTTTATTTTATATTAGGAGCGGCAGCTGGGGTGAATGTCAAGCGTTGGAATGCTTGGGTTATCAAGGCGCAGTTGATATACTGGCCGCTCTTTATCGTGATCACAGGATACTTGCTGTATGAGATGATCGGTCAGTTCCAGACGCCGCGAGGTACGGTCCTTTCTTTTAACTATTTGTCTCTGCTGCGTCCGGTTATGGCTGTATATTGCATCACGTCTATTTTTGTAGCTTATCGGGTAGCAACGTGGATTGCTCACAAGGGAGGACGTGCGGCGCGGATGCTGACCGTCATGGGAACGTTGTCCTATGGAGCATATCTGATGCACGCCTTTATGCTGCGCGTAACCTACTATTTTGATGGAACGTTGTTTACAGATTGGAGTCACGTTCTTCGTACACTGGCTTCATTCGTTCTCTGTATAATCTTTTCTCTTGTTGGAACATGGTTGCTGGCACATTTGCCTTTGGGCAAATGGATTGTGGGGCTTCGAATTCGTCCCCGCCCGGCTGGAAGTCCGCCAGCCTTCCAAAAGCAAGCTTGA
- a CDS encoding helix-turn-helix transcriptional regulator, with protein sequence MAFMISQRAFIKIYLITMVERHRGYGYQMLESMKDEFSSFGYVPPQSEVYRALHELVQEGVFYRTKRLKGTDPRVDFQEIVLYHFTDDGEEKARLYKKQVKADLDRCLGMLHKAEQDNYS encoded by the coding sequence ATGGCGTTTATGATATCCCAGCGGGCTTTTATCAAAATTTATCTGATCACAATGGTAGAGAGGCATCGCGGATATGGATATCAGATGCTCGAATCGATGAAAGATGAGTTTAGTAGTTTCGGATATGTTCCGCCTCAAAGCGAGGTGTACCGGGCACTGCATGAACTGGTTCAGGAAGGTGTTTTTTATCGTACCAAACGATTAAAAGGAACAGACCCGCGTGTAGATTTTCAGGAGATTGTGCTTTATCATTTTACAGACGATGGGGAGGAGAAAGCCCGATTGTACAAAAAGCAGGTCAAAGCTGATCTGGATCGTTGCTTAGGTATGCTGCATAAAGCGGAACAAGACAACTATTCCTAA
- a CDS encoding Gfo/Idh/MocA family protein, with translation MGRKLKWGILGTAEIAKIAVIPAIQQSERGEVLGIASRNADKAAEAAREFDIPRSYGSYEELLADPEIGAVYIPLPNHLHEEWTIKAAEAGKHVLCEKPSSLSSAGTSRMIEACRRAGVTFAEAFMYRYHPKHRRIKEIINSGEIGDIRGIHCTFTFNNTDQADNVRFNKSMGGGSLYDVGVYPISAARMYLDREPEAVTVHALFSPEHDNVDMMASGLLEFPGGVNLTFDCGMWAANRSNMEILGSKGTIAMPKMFGWERTSVVPQIFVHVGSVTREERLKGFNSFELQADAFAEAVLDGIPLPYEPEDAVSNMKVIDACIESARSRKRIEIG, from the coding sequence ATGGGTAGAAAGCTGAAATGGGGAATTTTAGGCACGGCGGAGATCGCCAAAATCGCTGTAATTCCGGCGATTCAGCAATCCGAACGCGGAGAAGTACTTGGAATTGCTAGTCGTAATGCGGATAAAGCCGCTGAGGCCGCCCGGGAGTTCGATATTCCGAGAAGTTATGGAAGCTATGAAGAGCTGTTGGCTGATCCCGAAATCGGAGCGGTGTATATACCATTGCCAAACCATCTGCATGAAGAGTGGACCATTAAGGCAGCGGAGGCCGGGAAGCATGTTTTGTGTGAAAAACCATCTTCGCTTAGCTCGGCCGGGACAAGCCGCATGATTGAAGCATGTCGCCGTGCCGGAGTGACATTTGCGGAAGCTTTTATGTATCGCTATCATCCCAAACATCGAAGAATTAAGGAAATCATCAATAGTGGGGAAATTGGTGACATTCGCGGTATTCATTGTACTTTTACATTTAACAATACTGATCAGGCAGATAATGTACGCTTTAATAAAAGCATGGGCGGCGGCTCGTTATATGATGTGGGCGTGTATCCGATCTCAGCCGCTCGTATGTATTTGGATCGAGAGCCGGAGGCAGTGACGGTACATGCTTTATTTTCCCCTGAGCATGATAACGTTGATATGATGGCCTCCGGTCTGCTGGAATTTCCGGGTGGAGTCAACCTTACTTTCGATTGTGGCATGTGGGCAGCCAATCGTTCCAATATGGAAATTCTCGGTAGCAAGGGTACGATTGCAATGCCTAAGATGTTTGGTTGGGAAAGAACGTCTGTTGTACCGCAAATTTTCGTTCACGTTGGTTCGGTTACGCGTGAGGAACGTTTGAAAGGTTTTAATTCCTTTGAACTGCAAGCAGATGCTTTTGCCGAAGCGGTGCTTGACGGTATTCCGTTGCCATATGAGCCAGAAGATGCGGTAAGCAATATGAAAGTAATCGACGCTTGTATTGAGTCAGCTCGCAGTCGAAAGCGGATAGAAATTGGGTAA
- a CDS encoding TraR/DksA C4-type zinc finger protein: MNHLNDSQLAELKHMLLEQKNDLEKHFKQNGQENTQLGETLTDSTGELSSYDNHPADIGTETFERSRDLAINESLENELEQVNAALKRMKDGTYGICVESGEEIPFERLQAIPYTAYTVEHTPTRELSNDRPIEEQVMTPPPKGAGEVHQRNAGRFDDAGAWDAVEKYGTSNSPATAAKRDVTDYDENM, encoded by the coding sequence ATGAACCATTTGAACGATTCACAGCTTGCAGAGCTGAAACATATGTTACTGGAGCAGAAAAATGATTTAGAAAAACATTTTAAACAAAACGGTCAGGAAAACACACAATTGGGAGAAACACTGACAGATTCTACAGGTGAGCTCTCGTCCTATGATAACCATCCCGCCGATATAGGGACGGAAACCTTTGAACGTTCTCGTGATCTGGCGATTAATGAGTCACTGGAAAACGAACTGGAGCAGGTTAATGCGGCCCTGAAACGGATGAAGGATGGGACGTATGGAATATGTGTGGAGAGCGGGGAAGAAATTCCTTTTGAACGGTTACAAGCCATTCCATATACAGCCTATACAGTTGAGCACACTCCAACACGAGAATTATCGAATGATCGTCCAATCGAGGAACAGGTTATGACTCCGCCGCCCAAAGGTGCAGGTGAGGTTCACCAACGGAATGCAGGACGATTTGACGATGCGGGCGCATGGGACGCAGTGGAAAAATACGGCACATCAAACTCGCCTGCGACAGCCGCCAAGCGTGATGTCACAGATTATGATGAAAATATGTGA
- a CDS encoding DivIVA domain-containing protein → MDEHMKRRLDKQKQLFKQLGIQLDALSIHEKQFKNKMRGYDPDEVDAFLDEVIKDYERFYANIADLMDKWQEQQATIRDLKNAPKPAADFNALDRRQLEDIIKQLEYSVRQLKVRVRPENDYFPE, encoded by the coding sequence ATGGATGAACATATGAAGCGTCGTCTGGATAAGCAAAAGCAGTTGTTTAAACAACTGGGCATTCAGCTGGACGCGCTCTCCATTCATGAGAAACAGTTTAAAAATAAAATGCGCGGCTATGATCCGGATGAGGTGGATGCCTTTCTGGATGAAGTGATCAAGGATTATGAACGCTTTTATGCCAATATAGCCGACCTGATGGACAAGTGGCAGGAGCAGCAGGCAACCATACGTGATTTGAAAAATGCACCCAAGCCTGCAGCCGACTTTAATGCACTTGACCGTCGTCAACTGGAGGATATCATTAAGCAGTTGGAATATAGTGTGCGCCAATTAAAAGTGCGAGTACGCCCAGAAAATGACTATTTTCCAGAGTAA
- a CDS encoding Rrf2 family transcriptional regulator, which translates to MSTHFSVSIHCLLLLAEGAPERMTSSLIASSINTNPVVVRRIMSRLKQAGLVDSSPGARGFRLSMSSSNINLKMIYEATKDEGPLFAIHTDSNHNCEVGRNIDALLDGLYTVAEQKIQAFFETVTLRDLEQALKQRVGQQSSSV; encoded by the coding sequence ATGAGTACCCATTTTTCCGTTAGTATCCATTGTCTGCTTCTTCTGGCTGAAGGGGCACCTGAGCGAATGACTTCGTCACTTATTGCTTCCAGCATTAATACAAATCCGGTAGTTGTGAGAAGAATTATGAGCCGACTCAAGCAAGCTGGTCTGGTGGATTCGTCACCGGGAGCGCGCGGCTTTCGTCTAAGCATGTCGAGTTCAAACATCAATCTGAAAATGATCTATGAAGCGACCAAGGATGAAGGCCCGCTGTTCGCCATCCATACCGACAGCAATCATAATTGCGAGGTTGGCAGGAACATAGACGCTTTATTGGATGGTTTATATACGGTGGCAGAGCAGAAAATCCAGGCGTTTTTCGAGACCGTTACGTTGCGAGATCTGGAGCAGGCTCTCAAACAGCGGGTTGGACAACAAAGTTCATCCGTGTAA
- a CDS encoding metallophosphoesterase family protein, with product MKIIVLSDTHMPHRSKTLPSRLVQELKDSDLILHAGDWTDWFVYERLAEFAPVQGIAGNNDGTDIVERLGYQRIVEAQGKRIGMVHGHGWRGSTENIALNTFKGETLDCLIFGHSHIPVVKKIDNLLVLNPGSPTDKRGEDEYSFIVLTIEDGQMEAQLVLYPDKH from the coding sequence ATGAAAATCATCGTACTTTCAGACACCCATATGCCACATAGAAGCAAAACGCTGCCTAGTCGGCTTGTACAGGAGCTAAAAGACAGTGACCTCATTCTCCATGCTGGAGACTGGACGGATTGGTTCGTATATGAACGTCTAGCTGAATTTGCGCCTGTACAAGGCATTGCCGGAAACAATGATGGAACCGACATCGTGGAGCGTCTAGGCTATCAACGTATTGTTGAAGCCCAAGGCAAGCGGATTGGTATGGTTCATGGTCACGGCTGGCGCGGCTCGACAGAAAATATAGCACTGAATACGTTTAAGGGAGAAACGCTGGATTGCCTGATTTTTGGACATTCTCATATTCCTGTGGTCAAAAAGATAGATAATCTGCTTGTCCTTAATCCGGGGTCTCCGACGGACAAACGCGGTGAAGACGAATATTCATTTATCGTGCTGACGATTGAAGACGGGCAGATGGAGGCACAGCTTGTTCTTTATCCAGATAAACATTGA
- a CDS encoding (2Fe-2S) ferredoxin domain-containing protein gives MAIFDLEPMKYHVLICNGGTCMRHEGEEVTQEIRDEIRKQHAEAYIHTTRTRCNGRCHDAAVVIVYPQGDWYGQMTPASGTELVQKLVAGEKLEPHLFHECTRKSSSQ, from the coding sequence ATGGCTATTTTTGATTTAGAACCTATGAAGTATCATGTGTTGATCTGCAATGGAGGCACATGTATGCGACATGAGGGTGAAGAAGTTACCCAAGAAATTCGGGATGAAATTCGTAAACAACATGCAGAAGCATATATTCACACAACCAGAACTCGTTGTAATGGGCGCTGTCATGATGCAGCGGTTGTAATCGTATATCCGCAAGGGGATTGGTATGGTCAAATGACTCCGGCCTCAGGTACAGAGCTGGTGCAGAAGCTCGTAGCGGGAGAGAAGCTGGAGCCTCATCTTTTTCATGAGTGTACACGTAAATCCAGCTCGCAATAA
- a CDS encoding nitroreductase family protein encodes MTKDFFTALKDRRSYYGISKEQVISDQRIQEIVEEAVKYTPTSFNSQTSRAVVLLGEHHDKLWNITENILREVVGNEEQFKSTAEKMNGFRSGYGTVLFFEDNNVIAGLQQQFEAYADNFPIWANQSNGMLQLVVWTALEQEGLGASLQHYNPLIDEKVKNEWDIPEHWKLIAEMPFGKPTFQPGDKEFQPIEERVKTFK; translated from the coding sequence ATGACTAAAGACTTCTTCACAGCGCTGAAAGACAGACGCTCCTATTATGGCATTAGCAAAGAACAAGTAATTTCTGACCAACGGATTCAAGAGATCGTAGAGGAAGCTGTGAAGTATACACCTACCTCTTTCAACTCCCAAACTTCACGCGCGGTAGTGTTGCTCGGAGAGCATCATGATAAACTGTGGAATATTACAGAAAATATTTTGCGGGAAGTGGTAGGCAATGAAGAACAATTCAAATCTACTGCTGAGAAAATGAACGGTTTCCGCAGCGGTTACGGAACAGTGTTGTTTTTTGAAGACAACAACGTGATAGCTGGTCTGCAACAACAATTTGAAGCGTATGCAGACAATTTCCCAATCTGGGCCAACCAATCTAACGGCATGCTGCAACTGGTTGTATGGACGGCTCTGGAGCAAGAAGGACTGGGTGCATCCCTTCAGCACTATAATCCTTTGATCGACGAAAAAGTGAAAAACGAATGGGACATTCCTGAGCATTGGAAACTGATTGCTGAAATGCCATTTGGTAAACCGACATTCCAACCAGGTGACAAGGAATTCCAACCTATTGAAGAACGGGTAAAAACATTTAAATAA
- a CDS encoding NAD(P)/FAD-dependent oxidoreductase: MKYDCIIVGGGIAGLQAAIQLGRYSSHRVLVIDSGYGRSTLCHQYHNILGFPDGISGEELRGLGRSEAMKLGTEFVDGKAVKATKRDELFDIEVEAGAVYTSKTLLLATGLTDRFPKLEGLQACLGNSVYVCPDCDGYEVQDRRTVVMGAGKAGASMALILSARTDHLVYVNHERSEVPNELIVKLREKGIEYKEAAISEIITGQPGCFEGVRLADGQVVQAERGFLAFGSNHVHSELAEQLGVHLLHNKHIETHPRSKMTNVENVWVAGDLGAHAEQATVAMGEGAMSAIWIHKVLSGMKTKVPQL; this comes from the coding sequence ATGAAATACGATTGCATTATTGTCGGTGGGGGAATCGCCGGATTGCAAGCAGCAATTCAATTGGGCAGATACAGCAGTCATCGGGTGCTGGTGATAGATTCGGGCTACGGTCGATCTACGCTGTGCCATCAGTATCATAACATTTTGGGTTTTCCTGACGGGATTTCTGGTGAAGAGCTACGAGGGCTTGGACGTAGTGAAGCCATGAAGCTTGGCACTGAATTTGTTGATGGCAAGGCGGTAAAAGCGACCAAGAGAGATGAGCTTTTTGACATTGAAGTGGAGGCAGGGGCAGTATATACGTCAAAAACGCTGCTATTGGCGACAGGGCTAACCGACCGTTTTCCAAAGCTGGAAGGGCTACAAGCCTGCCTGGGCAACAGTGTGTATGTGTGCCCTGACTGTGACGGGTATGAGGTTCAGGATCGCAGGACAGTCGTCATGGGGGCGGGCAAAGCGGGAGCTTCCATGGCGTTGATTTTGTCAGCACGTACCGATCACCTTGTTTATGTCAATCATGAGCGTTCAGAAGTACCGAACGAGCTGATCGTGAAGCTGCGGGAAAAAGGAATTGAATATAAGGAAGCAGCCATTTCTGAGATTATCACGGGACAACCGGGCTGTTTTGAAGGAGTGCGGCTGGCTGACGGACAAGTGGTTCAAGCAGAGCGGGGGTTCTTAGCCTTTGGAAGCAACCATGTTCATTCAGAGCTGGCGGAACAACTGGGTGTACATCTGCTGCACAACAAGCATATTGAGACGCATCCCCGCAGCAAAATGACAAACGTGGAAAATGTATGGGTGGCCGGGGACTTAGGGGCTCATGCCGAGCAAGCGACGGTTGCGATGGGAGAAGGAGCTATGTCAGCGATCTGGATACACAAGGTATTATCTGGTATGAAAACAAAAGTACCGCAACTCTGA
- a CDS encoding winged helix-turn-helix transcriptional regulator, whose product MSDDRQPKLLCGKVEQSFQIISKKWTALIIHTLMEHPKRFSEIQVSIPDLSKRMLNERIKELELSGLILRNVITERPVRTEYSLTRKGKELGDALNGVESWAERWL is encoded by the coding sequence ATGAGCGACGACAGGCAGCCTAAGCTTTTGTGCGGTAAGGTGGAACAGTCCTTTCAGATCATCAGCAAAAAATGGACCGCTCTCATCATTCATACTTTGATGGAACATCCCAAACGATTTAGTGAAATTCAAGTTTCCATACCTGATCTTAGCAAACGCATGCTGAACGAGCGCATCAAGGAACTAGAGCTTTCCGGCCTAATCCTTCGCAATGTCATCACAGAGCGGCCTGTGCGGACCGAATATTCGCTGACACGTAAGGGTAAAGAGCTAGGTGATGCATTGAATGGTGTGGAGAGCTGGGCCGAAAGATGGCTCTAA